Proteins found in one Methylobacter sp. S3L5C genomic segment:
- a CDS encoding replication-associated recombination protein A yields MFDDLTKPLADRMRPQSLDDYVGQQHILKPGKPLYEAVVSGRLHSMIFWGPPGTGKTTLARLIALHSDAEFMPISAVLSGVKEIRAAVSAAKKIQLEQHRRTILFVDEVHRFNKSQQDAFLPHVEDGTVYFVGATTENPSFALNNALLSRARVYVLNALTSEDLQDVLNKALTDSHKGLGSLGIEMAEDIKQQFAEAADGDARRLLNLLEIGVELAAAKHSSIINEACAREVLSGGVRRFDNQGEEFYNQISALHKSVRGSSPDASLYWLCRMMDGGCDLAYLARRIVRMASEDIGNADPRALQIAINAWEAQERLGSPEGELALAQAIVYLACAPKSNAVYKAYNAAMRDARQSGSLGVPVHLRNAPTKLMKSLDYGKEYRYAHDEPEAYAAGENYFPDQLIGTRYYQPVDRGLEIKIKEKLRHLQELDKG; encoded by the coding sequence ATGTTTGATGATTTAACCAAGCCACTGGCTGATCGAATGCGGCCACAATCGCTGGACGATTATGTAGGACAACAGCATATTCTAAAACCCGGCAAACCGCTCTATGAAGCTGTGGTATCCGGAAGGCTGCATTCCATGATTTTCTGGGGACCACCGGGAACCGGTAAAACCACACTGGCACGTCTGATTGCCCTGCACTCTGATGCAGAGTTTATGCCGATTTCTGCGGTATTGTCCGGTGTTAAGGAAATCAGAGCCGCAGTTAGCGCCGCCAAAAAAATCCAACTTGAACAACACCGGCGCACTATTTTATTTGTCGACGAAGTCCATCGCTTTAATAAGTCACAACAAGATGCTTTCCTGCCCCATGTCGAAGATGGCACTGTTTATTTTGTTGGCGCAACAACTGAAAACCCTTCATTTGCCCTCAACAACGCACTGTTGTCCCGCGCTCGTGTTTATGTGCTTAATGCTTTAACCAGTGAAGACTTGCAGGATGTTTTAAACAAGGCACTCACAGATAGTCATAAAGGATTGGGTAGTCTTGGCATTGAAATGGCCGAGGATATTAAACAACAATTTGCCGAAGCTGCTGATGGCGATGCCAGAAGGCTGTTAAATTTACTGGAAATCGGGGTAGAGCTTGCCGCCGCAAAGCATAGCAGCATTATTAATGAAGCCTGTGCCAGAGAAGTGCTTTCCGGTGGCGTTAGACGCTTTGACAATCAGGGCGAAGAATTTTATAACCAAATTTCGGCCCTGCATAAATCAGTAAGAGGTAGCTCGCCTGACGCTTCGCTCTACTGGTTGTGTCGCATGATGGATGGCGGTTGTGACCTGGCCTATTTAGCCAGACGTATCGTCAGAATGGCCTCCGAAGATATCGGCAATGCCGACCCCAGAGCCTTGCAAATCGCTATTAATGCCTGGGAAGCCCAAGAACGCCTGGGCAGTCCCGAAGGCGAGCTGGCCCTGGCGCAAGCTATTGTCTATTTAGCCTGCGCCCCTAAAAGCAATGCCGTTTATAAAGCTTACAATGCCGCCATGCGCGATGCCAGACAAAGCGGCAGCCTGGGTGTACCTGTACATTTAAGAAATGCACCCACCAAACTCATGAAATCGCTGGATTATGGTAAAGAATACCGCTACGCCCATGATGAACCGGAAGCCTATGCCGCCGGTGAAAACTATTTCCCGGATCAACTTATCGGAACCCGTTATTACCAGCCGGTCGATCGAGGCCTGGAAATAAAAATCAAGGAGAAGCTTAGGCACTTGCAAGAGTTGGATAAAGGCTAA
- a CDS encoding DUF2905 family protein yields the protein MSWFGKLSSDINFEDDNKWIFISITSIPIVSITITIIVHLFFHK from the coding sequence ATAAGCTGGTTTGGTAAATTATCGAGTGACATTAATTTTGAAGATGATAATAAATGGATATTTATCTCAATTACTTCCATACCTATAGTTAGTATAACTATAACAATCATTGTACATCTGTTTTTTCATAAATAA